The Sesamum indicum cultivar Zhongzhi No. 13 linkage group LG6, S_indicum_v1.0, whole genome shotgun sequence genome has a segment encoding these proteins:
- the LOC105163519 gene encoding transcriptional corepressor LEUNIG_HOMOLOG, whose product MAQSNWEADKMLDVYIHDYLLKRKLHNSAKAFMTEGKVATDPVAIDAPGGFLFEWWSVFWDIFIARTNEKHSEAAAAYIETQQIKAREQQQQQLQMQQLQLMQQRNAQLQQRRDPNHPPLGPMNSMNSEGMIGQQSASVLAMKMYEERMKHSNSMDSETSPGLIDANRMALLKSASNQQGQLMQGNSGSMSAALQQMQGRPQLATDIKGEVNLAAPQKSLPMDPSSLYGQAILQSKSGLGGAGLSQGVTGLPLKGWPLTGIDQIRPSMGLQVQKPNLQNQNQFLLASQQQQVLAQAQVQGNLGNSSNYGFGGLPRGNFNAKDGQPPRNDGSICSPVQSNSPKMKMGQMQQPSSQQQDQLQQQQQQQQLQQSNRKRKQHSSSGPANSTGTGNTVGPSPASPQSTHTPGDGMTTASSLQHVNSVSKSMMMYGAEGAGGIASSTNQLDDLETFGDVGSLEDNVESFLSHDGGDGNLYGSLKQTLTEHKTETSKGFSFGEVGCIRTRNKVTCCHFSSDGKLLASAGHDKKAVLWNMDTLQTETTPEEHQYLITDVRFRPNSTQLATASFDKSVRLWDAANPGYCLHAYTGHTSHVMSLDFHPKKNDLFCFCDSNNEIRYWSISPFSCTRMSKQGGSAQVRFQPITGHLLAAASDKVVSIFDVENDRQTHSFQGHSGVVNYLCWDLSGDLLASVSEDSIKVWSLASGECIHELNSNGNQFHSCVFHPSYSALLVIGGLQSMELWNMVENKSMTVPAHENIIAALAQSPLTGMVASASHDSSVKLWK is encoded by the exons ATGGCGCAGAGTAATTGGGAAGCAGATAAGAT GCTTGATGTCTACATTCATGACTATttgttgaaaagaaaattgcataattctGCGAAAGCTTTCATGACAGAAGGAAAAGTTGCTACCGACCCTGTAG CTATTGATGCTCCGGGAGGATTTCTTTTTGAATGGTGGTCTGTATTCTGGGACATCTTCATTGCAAGGACAAATGAGAAGCATTCTGAGGCAGCTGCAGCTTACATTGAG ACACAACAAATTAAAGCAAGGGagcagcagcaacaacagCTGCAAATGCAGCAGTTGCAACTCATGCAGCAACGCAACGCCCAGTTACAACAACGAAGGGATCCTAACCATCCTCCTCTTGGGCCTATGAACTCAATGAACTCTGAAGGAATGATTGGACAACAATCTGCGAGTGTATTAGCTATGAAGATGTATGAAGAACGAATGAAACATTCAAATTCCATGGATTCGGAGACATCTCCTGGCCTTATTGATGCTAACAGGATGGCACTTCTCAAGTCGGCTTCCAATCAACAAGG ACAGTTGATGCAAGGCAATTCTGGTAGCATGTCTGCGGCTTTGCAGCAAATGCAAGGGAGGCCTCAACTGGCAACT gaCATTAAAGGGGAAGTCAACTTGGCGGCACCTCAAAAATCTTTGCCCATGGACCCTTCATCGCTATATGGGCAAGCAATTCTTCAGTCAAAATCTGGACTTGGTGGTGCAG GGTTGAGTCAAGGAGTAACTGGTCTTCCACTGAAGGGTTGGCCTCTCACA GGGATTGACCAAATACGACCAAGTATGGGTTTACAAGTACAAAAGCCTAATCTGCAGAACCAGAACCAGTTTCTCTTGGCATCACAGCAGCAGCAGGTTCTAGCACAAGCCCAGGTGCAAGGGAACCTTGGAAATTCATCTAACTATGGGTTCGGAGGATTACCAAGGGGTAATTTTAATGCAAAAGATGGTCAGCCTCCACGAAATGATGGATCTATTTGCTCCCCCGTTCAATCTAATTCACCAAAG ATGAAAATGGGCCAAATGCAACAGCCTTCATCTCAACAACAGGATCAgttgcagcagcagcaacaacagCAGCAATTGCAACAG AGTAACAGGAAAAGGAAACAACATTCTTCATCAGGGCCTGCCAACAGTACAGGTACCGGAAACACAGTGGGTCCTTCCCCAGCATCACCGCAATCAACACATACCCCTGGTGATGGAATGACTACTGCTAGCAGCCTTCAGCATGTTAATAGTGTCTCCAAGAGTATGATGATGTATGGAGCAGAGGGAGCTGGTGGAATTGCATCATCTACAAATCAGCTT GATGACTTGGAGACTTTTGGAGATGTCGGTTCCCTTGAAGACAATGTTGAATCCTTTTTGTCACATGATGGAGGAGACGGAAATTTGTATGGCTCTTTGAAACAAACTCTTACTGAACATAAAACAGAGACTTCTAAAG GTTTTTCATTTGGGGAGGTTGGTTGTATACGGACAAGAAATAAAGTGACTTGTTGCCATTTTTCTTCGGATGGGAAGTTGTTAGCTAGTGCTGGGCATGACAAGAAG GCTGTTCTTTGGAACATGGACACTCTGCAAACAGAGACTACCCCAGAAgaacatcaatatttaattacagaTGTCCGCTTCCGGCCAAATTCGACTCAGCTTGCGACTGCTTCATTTGACAAGTCCGTTAGATTGTGGGATGCAGCCAAT CCAGGCTATTGTCTACATGCTTACACAGGACATACTTCACATGTCATGTCCCTCGATTTCCATCCTAAGAAGAATGATCTTTTCTGTTTCTGTGATAGTAACAATGAAATACGTTATTGGAGTATAAGTCCATTTTCATGCACTCGGATGTCCAAG CAAGGAGGCAGTGCACAAGTGAGATTTCAACCTATAACTGGACATCTACTAGCAGCAGCATCAGACAAGGTGGTTTctatatttgatgttgaaaATGACAGGCAAACACATTCTTTCCAG GGACATTCCGGTGTTGTGAACTACCTGTGCTGGGATCTCAGTGGTGATCTCTTGGCTTCTGTCAGTGAGGATAGCATTAAAGTTTGGTCATTGGCCTCTGGAGAGTGCATCCATGAGCTCAACTCCAACGGGAACCAATTCCATTCCTGTGTGTTTCATCCAAGTTATTCTGCTCTCTTGGTGATTGGAGGTTTGCAG TCGATGGAGCTATGGAACATGGTCGAGAACAAAAGCATGACTGTTCCTGCACATGAGAACATAATTGCTGCCTTGGCACAGTCACCTCTGACAGGGATGGTAGCCTCTGCTAGTCACGACAGTTCTGTCAAGCTATGGAAATAA